A region from the Micrococcus cohnii genome encodes:
- the ruvA gene encoding Holliday junction branch migration protein RuvA has protein sequence MIALVDGIVESVRLDRAVISASGVGMLVFATPATLGTLREGERGRLHTHLVVKEDALTLYGFADAAEQEVFEILLGANGVGPRLALAVLAVHRPEAVRVAVSNEDEKALTRVPGVGPKLAKKMIVELAGRLAPTGAAEAEPTPQPPAAAPTVDAAGWEADVVEAMTSLGWSAKDAERAVSATLAASPELDEARDVPALLRATLRDVGTAATARSGR, from the coding sequence GTGATCGCCCTCGTGGACGGCATCGTCGAGTCGGTGCGGCTGGACCGGGCCGTGATCAGCGCCTCCGGCGTCGGGATGCTCGTGTTCGCCACCCCCGCCACTCTCGGCACGCTGCGCGAGGGGGAGCGGGGCCGCCTGCACACCCATCTGGTGGTGAAGGAGGACGCGCTCACCCTGTACGGCTTCGCCGACGCCGCCGAGCAGGAGGTGTTCGAGATCCTGCTGGGCGCCAACGGCGTGGGCCCGCGGCTGGCCCTGGCCGTGCTGGCCGTGCATCGGCCCGAGGCCGTACGTGTGGCCGTCTCGAACGAGGACGAGAAGGCCCTCACCCGGGTTCCAGGCGTCGGCCCCAAACTCGCCAAGAAGATGATCGTCGAGCTGGCCGGCCGACTCGCGCCCACGGGGGCGGCCGAGGCGGAGCCGACGCCGCAGCCGCCCGCCGCGGCACCGACCGTTGACGCCGCCGGCTGGGAGGCGGACGTGGTCGAGGCCATGACGTCGCTGGGCTGGTCGGCCAAGGACGCCGAGCGTGCCGTCAGCGCCACCCTGGCCGCGTCTCCGGAGCTGGACGAGGCCCGCGACGTGCCTGCCCTGCTGCGCGCGACCCTGCGCGACGTCGGCACGGCCGCCACCGCCCGCTCCGGACGGTGA
- a CDS encoding YebC/PmpR family DNA-binding transcriptional regulator, with translation MAGHSKWATTKHKKAAIDAKRAKAFAKYIKGIEVAARTGGADTAGNPALELAVAKAKKNSVPNDNIERAIKRGAGLTGEVVDYTETMYEVRGPSGSALMVECLTDNKNRAASDVRVAVTRNGGTIADPGSVAFLFERKGVVRLPAEGNTEDGLLEAILEGGADAEEVVADGESLEIRCEVSDLRSVAEALDAAGIDYESDEPEFVPSMKVELEDAGSARTFLKLVDAIEELDDVQSVYSNVDIPDAVLEQLDED, from the coding sequence ATGGCCGGACATTCCAAATGGGCCACGACCAAGCACAAGAAGGCCGCGATCGACGCGAAGCGTGCGAAGGCCTTCGCCAAGTACATCAAGGGCATCGAGGTCGCGGCGCGCACCGGCGGCGCGGACACCGCCGGAAACCCCGCGCTCGAGCTCGCGGTGGCCAAGGCCAAGAAGAATTCGGTGCCGAACGACAACATCGAGCGCGCCATCAAGCGCGGTGCCGGCCTGACCGGCGAGGTCGTCGACTACACCGAGACCATGTACGAGGTGCGCGGCCCGTCCGGCTCAGCCCTGATGGTCGAGTGCCTCACGGACAACAAGAACCGGGCCGCCTCGGACGTCCGGGTGGCCGTGACCCGCAACGGCGGCACGATCGCCGACCCCGGTTCGGTGGCCTTCCTGTTCGAGCGTAAGGGCGTGGTGCGCCTGCCCGCCGAGGGCAACACCGAGGACGGACTGCTCGAAGCGATTCTCGAGGGCGGTGCCGACGCGGAGGAGGTCGTGGCCGATGGCGAGAGCCTTGAGATCCGCTGCGAGGTCTCGGACCTGCGTTCGGTCGCGGAGGCCCTCGACGCGGCCGGCATCGACTATGAGTCCGACGAGCCGGAGTTCGTGCCGTCGATGAAGGTCGAGCTCGAGGACGCCGGGTCTGCGCGGACCTTCCTCAAGCTCGTCGACGCGATCGAGGAGCTCGATGACGTCCAGAGCGTCTACTCGAACGTGGACATCCCGGACGCCGTGCTCGAGCAGCTCGACGAGGACTGA
- a CDS encoding RelA/SpoT family protein, with amino-acid sequence MRTLRSRSPRAETGEILRAFEVAERAHRGQMRRSGDPYITHPVAVATILAELGLTGAVIVAALLHDTVEDTDYALEKLREDFGDEVAVLVDGVTKLDKVTYGAAAQAETVRKMVLAMAQDVNVLLIKLADRLHNARTWRYVPPEKSAKKAQETLDIYAPLAHRLGMNTVKWELEDLAFAALKPKVYAEIVRLVGERNPERERHLEQLRGVIAEQLREARIRATVTGRPKHYYSIYQKMIVRGKDFDEIHDLTGVRVLVDSVRDCYGVLGVLHARFSPVPGRFKDYIAMPKLNLYRSLHTTVIGPSGKAVEIQIRTHQMHRQAEYGVAAHWKYKEAGRQAARAGRSAAQPTPAWLRSVVDWQKDTRDPEEFLSSLRTEIDADEVYVFTPRGEIRALPSGATPVDFAYAIHTDVGHHTIGARVNGKLVPLSSPLSHGDTVEVFTSKAEDAGPSRDWLGFVVSPRARSKIRHHFASQRRDEQLERGRELLTKQFRRAQLPAQQILAGDDLEHVAHEFNVSDADALLTAVAENQVAGQAVADAVLALRAPAEPEPDEDPDEELTVGAIDLTELSPRPIKRAAAPAGNTTGVLVGGDGDTVSKLARCCNPVPPDEICGFVTRGSGVSVHRADCQNVATMLQNEPERRVDVSWAPSRNAVYLVEIQVEALDRKSLLSDVTRVLAENHVNILSASVNTTRDRVAMSRFVFEMGDPMYLSHVINAVRRIDGVFDVHRT; translated from the coding sequence ATGCGCACGCTGCGCAGCCGGTCTCCGCGCGCCGAGACCGGTGAGATCCTGCGGGCGTTCGAGGTGGCCGAGCGGGCCCACCGCGGGCAGATGCGCCGCTCGGGTGACCCGTACATCACTCATCCGGTGGCGGTGGCGACCATCCTCGCCGAGCTGGGGCTGACCGGTGCTGTGATCGTCGCCGCGCTGCTGCACGACACCGTCGAGGACACCGACTACGCCCTGGAGAAGCTGCGCGAGGACTTCGGGGACGAGGTGGCGGTCCTCGTCGACGGGGTCACGAAGCTGGACAAGGTCACCTACGGCGCCGCGGCTCAGGCCGAGACCGTCCGGAAGATGGTGCTGGCGATGGCGCAGGACGTGAACGTGCTGCTGATCAAGCTCGCCGACAGGCTGCACAACGCCCGCACATGGCGCTATGTGCCGCCGGAGAAGAGCGCCAAGAAGGCCCAGGAGACCCTCGACATCTACGCGCCGCTGGCCCACCGCCTCGGCATGAACACCGTCAAGTGGGAACTCGAGGACCTGGCGTTCGCCGCGCTCAAGCCGAAGGTCTACGCCGAGATCGTCCGCCTCGTGGGCGAGCGCAATCCGGAGCGTGAACGGCACCTGGAACAGCTGCGCGGCGTGATCGCCGAACAGCTGCGGGAGGCACGGATCCGCGCGACCGTGACCGGCCGCCCCAAGCACTACTACTCGATCTACCAGAAGATGATCGTGCGCGGGAAGGACTTCGACGAGATCCACGACCTGACCGGCGTGCGTGTGCTCGTGGACTCGGTGCGCGACTGCTACGGAGTCCTCGGGGTGCTGCACGCGCGGTTCAGTCCGGTGCCGGGCCGGTTCAAGGACTACATCGCGATGCCGAAGCTGAACCTGTACCGCTCGCTGCACACGACCGTCATCGGCCCGAGCGGCAAAGCCGTCGAGATCCAGATCCGAACCCACCAGATGCACCGGCAGGCCGAGTACGGGGTCGCCGCTCACTGGAAATACAAGGAGGCGGGTCGGCAGGCCGCCCGCGCGGGCAGGTCGGCCGCCCAGCCGACACCGGCGTGGCTGCGCTCGGTCGTCGACTGGCAGAAGGACACCCGGGACCCGGAGGAGTTCCTGTCCTCGCTGCGCACGGAGATCGACGCGGACGAGGTGTACGTGTTCACCCCGCGCGGTGAGATCCGGGCGCTGCCTTCCGGAGCCACGCCCGTGGACTTCGCCTACGCGATCCACACCGACGTGGGGCATCACACGATCGGCGCGCGTGTGAACGGCAAGCTCGTCCCGTTGTCCTCGCCGCTGAGCCACGGCGACACCGTCGAGGTGTTCACATCCAAGGCGGAGGACGCCGGCCCGAGCCGCGACTGGCTCGGCTTCGTCGTCAGTCCGCGGGCGCGGTCGAAGATCCGCCACCACTTCGCCAGCCAGCGGCGCGACGAACAACTCGAGCGCGGGCGGGAGCTGCTGACCAAGCAGTTCCGCCGAGCCCAGTTGCCCGCGCAGCAGATCCTCGCCGGCGACGACCTGGAGCACGTGGCGCACGAGTTCAACGTGAGCGACGCCGACGCCCTGCTCACGGCCGTCGCGGAGAACCAGGTGGCCGGGCAGGCGGTCGCGGACGCGGTGCTGGCGCTGCGCGCGCCCGCTGAGCCGGAGCCGGACGAGGACCCCGACGAAGAACTGACCGTCGGGGCGATCGACCTGACAGAGCTCTCACCCCGGCCGATCAAGCGGGCTGCGGCCCCGGCGGGCAATACGACCGGCGTGCTCGTCGGCGGGGACGGGGACACGGTGTCCAAACTCGCCCGCTGCTGCAACCCGGTGCCGCCGGATGAGATCTGCGGGTTCGTCACCCGCGGATCCGGCGTCTCCGTCCACCGGGCGGACTGCCAGAACGTGGCCACGATGCTGCAGAACGAGCCGGAGCGCCGTGTCGACGTCTCCTGGGCGCCCTCGCGCAACGCCGTGTACCTGGTGGAGATCCAGGTGGAGGCGCTCGATCGCAAGTCGTTGCTCTCCGACGTCACGCGCGTGCTGGCCGAGAACCACGTCAACATCCTCTCGGCGTCGGTGAACACGACGCGGGACCGGGTGGCGATGAGCCGCTTCGTGTTCGAGATGGGGGACCCGATGTACCTGAGCCACGTCATCAACGCGGTGCGCCGGATCGACGGCGTGTTCGACGTGCACCGCACCTGA
- the yajC gene encoding preprotein translocase subunit YajC has protein sequence MHHLPAASPFAAQAQGGGVDWFLIVLLAAMALMFLFTVTRGRKAQQEQAAMRARLAPGDEVMTGAGIFGHVRSIDEQSQRVTLELSPATFADVHLQTISRIVEDESGQAGPALERDADATPRPDVGDTEGSEHRDERPRR, from the coding sequence GTGCATCACCTTCCCGCCGCGTCCCCGTTCGCCGCTCAGGCCCAGGGGGGTGGAGTGGACTGGTTCCTGATCGTCCTGCTGGCCGCCATGGCCCTGATGTTCCTGTTCACCGTCACCCGTGGACGCAAGGCGCAGCAGGAACAGGCGGCGATGCGCGCGCGTCTGGCCCCGGGCGACGAAGTCATGACCGGTGCCGGCATCTTCGGTCACGTGCGCTCCATCGACGAGCAGAGCCAGCGCGTCACCCTCGAGCTGTCCCCGGCCACCTTCGCCGATGTGCATCTGCAGACGATCTCCCGCATCGTCGAGGATGAGTCAGGCCAGGCCGGGCCTGCTCTCGAACGCGACGCCGACGCGACGCCGCGCCCCGACGTCGGCGACACCGAGGGGTCCGAGCATCGCGACGAGCGGCCCCGCCGCTGA
- a CDS encoding DUF349 domain-containing protein: MSTDQHQTDDQQTAGAEAAGSSVPTPGQVAPGPAVPTRSVPSALASTAPSAPVPPSSVEPTDVAEAARFARVSEDGHVTLLDGDEEHLVGQVPDAPSEEALAYFVRKYDDVRAQMALFEQRIAAGAPSQELTKTLAQLTETVAARQMVGDMAALRARLAAAETLLGDYRTAEAEARQAAQAEQLAAREAIVAEAETYASTPAERMPWKEASRRMTELFEHWKAAQKSGPRLAKSTEDALWKRFRTARTTFDKTRRAHFSKLDARSAEAKQVKERLIARAEELQNSTDWGVTAGKYRDLMAEWKAAPRASRKEDDALWARFRAAQDVFFSARKQANAQIDREFAANLKVKEQILADGQKLLPFTDVTAGRRALNELRGRWAEAGKVPRGDIRRMEDRFRRLEDALKEAEQEHWRRTDPETKARTNSALTQLEETIAGLEADLEAARAKGDEKKIAAAQEALEARLQWKKTLEASASELR, from the coding sequence GTGAGTACTGACCAGCACCAGACCGACGACCAGCAGACGGCCGGCGCGGAGGCCGCCGGCTCTTCGGTGCCGACCCCCGGCCAGGTGGCTCCCGGCCCGGCCGTCCCGACACGGTCGGTGCCGAGCGCGCTCGCGTCCACAGCGCCCTCCGCCCCGGTGCCCCCGTCGAGCGTCGAGCCCACGGACGTGGCCGAGGCCGCCCGATTCGCCCGCGTGAGCGAGGACGGTCACGTCACGCTGCTGGACGGCGACGAGGAGCACCTCGTCGGTCAGGTCCCCGACGCCCCGAGTGAGGAGGCGCTGGCCTACTTCGTGCGCAAGTACGACGACGTGCGGGCCCAGATGGCCCTGTTCGAGCAGCGCATCGCCGCCGGCGCCCCGAGCCAGGAGCTCACCAAGACCCTGGCCCAGCTGACCGAGACGGTCGCGGCCCGGCAGATGGTCGGCGACATGGCCGCTCTGCGCGCCCGCCTGGCCGCCGCGGAGACGCTGCTCGGCGATTATCGGACCGCCGAGGCCGAGGCCCGTCAGGCCGCGCAGGCCGAGCAGCTCGCCGCGCGCGAGGCGATCGTCGCCGAAGCCGAGACGTACGCGTCGACCCCGGCCGAACGCATGCCGTGGAAGGAAGCCTCCCGTCGCATGACGGAACTGTTCGAGCACTGGAAGGCCGCGCAGAAGTCCGGCCCACGTCTGGCGAAATCGACCGAGGACGCCCTGTGGAAGCGTTTCCGCACCGCGCGCACCACGTTCGACAAGACCCGTCGTGCACACTTCTCCAAGCTCGACGCCCGCAGCGCCGAGGCCAAGCAGGTCAAGGAGCGGTTGATCGCCCGTGCCGAAGAGCTGCAGAACTCGACGGACTGGGGTGTGACCGCCGGCAAGTACCGCGACCTGATGGCCGAGTGGAAGGCCGCTCCGCGGGCCTCCCGCAAGGAGGACGACGCGCTGTGGGCCCGGTTCCGTGCCGCACAGGACGTGTTCTTCTCCGCCCGCAAGCAGGCCAACGCGCAGATCGACCGGGAGTTCGCCGCCAATCTCAAGGTCAAGGAGCAGATCCTGGCCGACGGGCAGAAGCTGTTGCCGTTCACCGATGTGACGGCCGGTCGTCGCGCCCTCAACGAGCTGCGTGGCCGCTGGGCGGAGGCCGGCAAGGTGCCCCGCGGTGACATCCGCCGCATGGAAGACAGGTTCCGGCGTCTCGAGGACGCGCTCAAGGAGGCGGAGCAGGAGCACTGGCGCCGCACCGACCCGGAGACGAAGGCACGCACGAACTCGGCCCTGACGCAGCTCGAAGAGACGATCGCCGGTCTGGAGGCCGATCTGGAGGCGGCGCGCGCGAAGGGGGACGAGAAGAAGATCGCCGCCGCGCAGGAGGCCCTGGAGGCCCGGCTGCAGTGGAAGAAGACCCTCGAGGCCTCCGCCTCCGAGTTGCGCTGA
- the secF gene encoding protein translocase subunit SecF has translation MRRFAQWGNALYTGAKSYPFVPKWRTWFAVAAALLLLAGGLTALRGGFNLGIEFRGGSEFTVSDTQNTDVAAGEQAVADVMPEAQATVTNIAPGTMRVQTERMDDEQTLQVADNLQRAYHVGQDKVTSTFVGPTWGEAVSTQALIGLVVFVALVTLFMALYFRTWKMSLAAVVGMLYVVALTAGIYGATGFEITPSAVIGFLTILSYALYDTVVVFDKVRENTKTEHGDERRDFGQNVNLAVNQTLVRSITTSVVGILPVGSILFIGAGLLGAGTLRDIALAIFVGIIVGTLATLFIQAPLYAVLQGAGRASATGRGADAPTAVDGDAAAPADAAQPGRSSQ, from the coding sequence GTGAGACGCTTCGCACAGTGGGGCAATGCCCTGTACACCGGCGCGAAGTCCTACCCCTTCGTCCCGAAGTGGCGCACGTGGTTCGCCGTCGCCGCCGCGCTGCTGCTGCTCGCCGGCGGGCTGACCGCCCTGCGCGGCGGGTTCAACCTCGGCATCGAGTTCCGCGGCGGCTCCGAGTTCACCGTCTCGGACACGCAGAACACCGACGTGGCCGCGGGCGAACAGGCCGTCGCCGATGTGATGCCCGAGGCGCAGGCCACCGTCACGAACATCGCACCGGGCACCATGCGCGTGCAGACCGAGCGCATGGACGATGAGCAGACCCTGCAGGTCGCCGACAACCTGCAGCGGGCCTACCACGTGGGCCAGGACAAGGTGACCTCGACCTTCGTCGGGCCGACCTGGGGCGAGGCGGTGTCGACGCAGGCGCTGATCGGTCTGGTGGTCTTCGTGGCGCTGGTGACCCTGTTCATGGCGCTGTACTTCCGCACGTGGAAGATGTCGCTGGCGGCCGTCGTCGGCATGTTGTACGTCGTCGCCCTCACGGCCGGGATCTACGGGGCGACCGGTTTCGAGATCACCCCCTCCGCGGTGATCGGCTTCCTGACGATCCTCTCGTACGCCCTGTACGACACGGTCGTGGTGTTCGACAAGGTCCGTGAGAACACCAAGACCGAGCACGGCGACGAACGCCGAGACTTCGGGCAGAACGTGAACCTCGCGGTCAACCAGACGCTGGTGCGGTCCATCACCACTTCGGTGGTCGGCATCCTCCCGGTCGGATCGATCCTGTTCATCGGCGCCGGCCTGCTGGGCGCGGGCACGCTGCGGGACATCGCGCTGGCGATCTTCGTGGGCATCATCGTGGGCACGCTCGCCACCCTGTTCATCCAGGCGCCGCTGTACGCGGTGCTACAGGGCGCGGGTCGAGCGTCGGCAACCGGTCGTGGTGCCGACGCCCCGACCGCCGTCGACGGCGACGCTGCGGCACCCGCCGACGCCGCTCAGCCGGGGCGGTCCTCTCAGTGA
- the ruvB gene encoding Holliday junction branch migration DNA helicase RuvB codes for MAHEPRDPTGGLDRPVAPDADEHERRLEAALRPRHLDEFVGQQRVRGQLELMLSSARLRERAADHVLLSGPPGLGKTTLAMIVAAEMGAPLRVSSGPAIQHAGDLAAILSSLTEGEVLFLDEIHRMSRPAEEMLYMAMEDFRVDVVVGKGAGATSIPLELPPFTLVGATTRAGLLPGPLRDRFGFTGHLDFYAPQELELVLRRSSALLDVELSGAGYAQIASRSRGTPRIANRLLRRVRDWALVKGIDRVDARAADDALSMYDVDERGFDRLDRAVLEALCRTFGGGPVGLSTLAAAVGEETETIETVAEPFLLREGMIGRTPRGRVATAAAWEHLGLTPPDV; via the coding sequence ATGGCACACGAGCCTCGCGACCCGACCGGCGGCCTCGATCGCCCCGTCGCCCCCGACGCCGACGAGCACGAGCGTCGGCTCGAAGCCGCACTGCGGCCACGGCACCTCGACGAATTCGTCGGGCAGCAGCGCGTCCGCGGCCAGCTCGAGCTGATGCTCTCCTCGGCCCGCCTGCGTGAGCGCGCGGCCGACCATGTCCTGCTCTCGGGCCCGCCCGGGCTCGGCAAGACGACCTTGGCCATGATCGTGGCCGCTGAGATGGGCGCCCCGCTGCGGGTCTCCTCCGGCCCGGCGATCCAGCATGCCGGTGACCTCGCCGCGATCCTCTCCTCGCTCACCGAGGGCGAAGTGCTCTTCCTCGACGAGATCCATCGGATGTCCCGACCCGCCGAGGAGATGCTCTACATGGCCATGGAGGACTTCCGGGTCGACGTGGTGGTCGGAAAGGGTGCCGGGGCGACGTCCATCCCGCTCGAGCTGCCGCCGTTCACGCTCGTGGGCGCGACGACCCGGGCGGGACTGCTGCCCGGGCCGCTGCGGGACCGGTTCGGCTTCACCGGCCACCTCGACTTCTACGCTCCGCAGGAGCTCGAGCTCGTGCTGCGCCGTTCCTCGGCGCTGCTCGACGTGGAGCTCTCCGGGGCCGGCTACGCCCAGATCGCGTCCCGTTCGCGCGGTACGCCGCGCATCGCCAACCGGCTGCTGCGCCGCGTGCGCGACTGGGCGCTGGTCAAGGGGATCGACCGGGTCGACGCCCGGGCCGCCGATGACGCGCTAAGCATGTACGACGTGGACGAGCGCGGCTTCGACCGGCTCGATCGCGCCGTGCTGGAGGCGCTGTGCCGCACCTTCGGGGGCGGGCCGGTGGGCCTGTCGACGCTCGCGGCCGCCGTCGGGGAGGAGACCGAGACCATCGAGACGGTCGCCGAGCCGTTCCTGTTGCGCGAGGGCATGATCGGCCGCACGCCGCGCGGCCGCGTCGCGACGGCCGCGGCCTGGGAGCACCTGGGGCTGACGCCGCCCGACGTCTGA
- the ruvC gene encoding crossover junction endodeoxyribonuclease RuvC, translating to MARVLGVDPGLTRCGIAVVEVDARRRARLVHVEVAGTAADTALHERLLHLDRVIERVLERFVPDAAAVERMFANANTPTVLGTAQAAGVAITAAARAGLEVGLHTPSEAKAAVTGSGTASKAQVTAMVTRILGLDAAPRPADAADAIALALTHAWRAGSLGSAAGQTGLRTESMTSRATGSRFPAQPGPARASGAATQAQRRWLEAEAAARRPRRGGVR from the coding sequence GTGGCCCGCGTGCTCGGTGTCGACCCGGGGCTGACCCGCTGCGGGATCGCCGTGGTGGAGGTCGACGCGCGGCGTCGGGCGCGTCTGGTGCACGTCGAGGTCGCCGGCACCGCGGCCGACACGGCCCTGCACGAGCGGTTGCTGCACCTGGACCGCGTGATCGAGCGCGTGCTGGAACGCTTCGTCCCGGACGCGGCCGCCGTCGAGCGCATGTTCGCCAACGCCAACACGCCGACGGTGCTCGGCACGGCGCAGGCCGCAGGGGTGGCGATCACCGCGGCCGCGCGGGCCGGACTCGAGGTCGGGCTGCACACCCCGTCCGAGGCGAAGGCTGCCGTCACGGGCAGCGGCACGGCGAGCAAGGCGCAGGTCACCGCCATGGTGACCAGGATCCTTGGGCTCGACGCCGCGCCTCGGCCGGCGGATGCAGCCGATGCCATCGCCCTGGCCCTGACGCATGCATGGCGCGCTGGCAGCCTGGGGTCCGCCGCGGGGCAGACCGGCCTGCGCACGGAGTCGATGACCTCGCGCGCGACGGGTTCGCGCTTCCCCGCGCAGCCGGGTCCTGCCCGGGCCTCGGGCGCCGCGACGCAGGCCCAGCGCCGGTGGCTCGAGGCGGAGGCCGCCGCGCGTCGCCCCCGACGGGGTGGCGTTCGATAG
- the secD gene encoding protein translocase subunit SecD produces MAAKTPTSAARATLAWLGALVAALTIALGVGVSTNQASWAPRLALDLEGGTQMVLAPQTSSGEQVTPEQLQQAVEIIRARVDGSGVSEAEVATQGADNVVVSLPGTPDAQTRRLILASADMQFRPVLQAGDAAPVPKDQRVPKKDFPTPDGKPADAYDPNWLTPELMDRFQKTDCRQPRDPGADPLPEDKAAVVCQPPAESADGQQVPGKKYIVGPVLIPGTDIKDASNGMSQTSSGVSTSQWVVNISFNEAGSKAFAEVTRRLTPMPDADPRKQFAIVLDDEVVSAPQSNAVITNGQAQISGPTLDEKGTAELAEQLGYGALPISFTMESEQQISATLGQDQLFWGLIAGLIGLALVAVFQFFQYRLLGLLTFGSILVMGVLTYLAIALLGWTDNYRLSLAGIAGLIVAIGLTADSFIVYFERIKDELRAGHGIESAVHEGWKRARRTIWASKAVNLLAALVLYFVAVGNVRGFAFTLGLTAIADLIVVFWFTHPMMILLAQTRTIGGGHRWSGLDPTLLGREPLYKGAGRFRDFSTLSDHEAAGAAAASAEADEDSPVRVGPAGLAATGSGTSTTASRRRRGRRREQTMTIAERRRAAQRAADDQQEEQ; encoded by the coding sequence ATGGCAGCCAAGACCCCCACCTCCGCCGCGCGAGCCACGCTCGCGTGGCTCGGCGCTCTCGTCGCCGCCCTCACGATCGCCCTCGGAGTGGGGGTGAGCACAAACCAGGCCTCGTGGGCCCCACGCCTCGCCCTCGACCTGGAAGGCGGCACGCAGATGGTGCTCGCCCCGCAGACCTCCTCCGGAGAGCAGGTCACGCCCGAGCAGCTCCAGCAGGCCGTCGAGATCATCCGTGCGCGGGTCGACGGCTCGGGCGTCTCGGAGGCGGAGGTCGCCACGCAGGGCGCTGACAATGTGGTCGTCTCCCTGCCCGGAACGCCCGACGCGCAGACCCGCCGACTGATCCTCGCCTCAGCGGACATGCAGTTTCGACCCGTGCTGCAGGCCGGCGACGCGGCGCCGGTGCCCAAAGACCAGCGGGTGCCGAAGAAGGATTTCCCGACGCCGGACGGCAAGCCCGCCGACGCCTACGATCCGAACTGGTTGACGCCCGAGCTGATGGACCGGTTCCAGAAGACCGACTGCCGTCAGCCCCGCGACCCGGGCGCCGATCCGTTGCCCGAGGACAAGGCCGCCGTGGTCTGCCAGCCCCCGGCCGAGTCCGCCGACGGCCAGCAGGTGCCGGGCAAGAAGTACATCGTCGGGCCGGTGCTGATCCCGGGCACGGACATCAAGGACGCCTCCAATGGCATGTCCCAGACCTCCTCGGGCGTGAGCACGAGCCAGTGGGTCGTGAACATCTCCTTCAACGAGGCCGGATCAAAGGCTTTCGCCGAGGTGACCCGTCGCCTGACCCCGATGCCCGACGCAGATCCGCGCAAACAGTTCGCGATCGTGCTCGACGACGAGGTCGTCTCCGCGCCGCAGTCCAACGCGGTCATCACGAACGGCCAGGCGCAGATCTCCGGGCCCACCCTCGATGAGAAGGGCACCGCCGAGCTGGCCGAGCAGCTGGGCTACGGCGCCCTGCCCATCAGCTTCACGATGGAGTCCGAGCAGCAGATCTCCGCGACGCTCGGCCAGGACCAGCTGTTCTGGGGGCTGATCGCCGGCCTGATCGGCCTCGCTCTCGTCGCGGTGTTCCAGTTCTTCCAGTACCGCCTGCTGGGCCTGCTCACCTTCGGGTCCATCCTCGTGATGGGCGTGTTGACCTACTTGGCCATCGCCTTGCTCGGCTGGACCGACAACTATCGACTCTCGCTGGCCGGCATTGCGGGCCTGATCGTCGCGATCGGCCTGACCGCGGACTCGTTCATCGTCTACTTCGAGCGCATCAAGGACGAGCTGCGCGCCGGCCACGGCATCGAGTCCGCCGTCCACGAGGGGTGGAAGCGGGCCCGTCGCACCATCTGGGCCTCGAAGGCCGTGAATCTGCTGGCCGCGCTGGTCCTCTACTTCGTGGCGGTCGGCAATGTGCGCGGCTTCGCCTTCACCCTCGGCCTCACCGCGATCGCGGACCTGATCGTCGTGTTCTGGTTCACCCACCCGATGATGATCCTGCTGGCGCAGACGCGCACGATCGGCGGCGGACACCGCTGGTCCGGGCTCGACCCGACGCTGCTGGGCCGCGAGCCGCTGTACAAGGGCGCCGGACGGTTCCGGGACTTCAGCACGCTCTCCGACCACGAGGCGGCCGGCGCCGCTGCCGCGTCCGCCGAGGCAGACGAGGACTCCCCGGTCCGGGTCGGCCCCGCCGGACTCGCTGCCACCGGCTCCGGGACGTCGACCACGGCGTCTCGGCGTCGTCGAGGGCGCCGCCGGGAGCAGACCATGACCATCGCTGAGCGGCGCCGCGCGGCGCAGCGGGCGGCGGACGACCAGCAGGAGGAACAGTGA